In Musa acuminata AAA Group cultivar baxijiao chromosome BXJ3-9, Cavendish_Baxijiao_AAA, whole genome shotgun sequence, a single genomic region encodes these proteins:
- the LOC135650223 gene encoding patatin-like protein 3 isoform X2 has translation MAFVDADKLSYEIFSVLESKFLFGLDDPNKLFFPTSSYSSAGASPRTAAGARGRIRILSIDGGGSPSDALLAAVALARLGSSLRHRSGDPSARVAYMFDVAAGSGAGGVLVAMLFTRDHDGRPLFSATDALHLLLSESRRRGRGFSSGRGLFRGMFRRPGSFFRRIFGDATLRDTVKPVLIPCYDLATGAPFLFSRADAVEADGYDFRMWEVCAATCADASTAAVDLRSVDGRTRVTAVGAGVAMANPVAAAITHVLHNKPEFPFAAGVEDLMVVSLGASAPAPAAPGAAELVRIAGEGFADMVDQAVATAFGHRRASNYLRIQINLRLP, from the exons ATGGCGTTCGTCGACGCCGACAAGCTCAGTTACGAGATCTTCTCCGTCCTCGAGAGCAAGTTCCTCTTCGGCCTCGACGACCCCAACAAGCTCTTCTTCCCCACTTCCTCCTACTCCTCAGCTGGCGCCTCCCCCCGGACCGCCGCAGGTGCCCGAGGAAGGATCCGGATCCTGTCCATCGACGGCGGCGGCAGCCCCTCCGATGCCCTCCTCGCCGCGGTCGCCCTCGCCCGGCTCGGGTCCTCCCTCCGTCACCGTTCCGGCGACCCATCCGCCCGCGTTGCCTACATGTTCGACGTCGCGGCCGGCTCCGGCGCCGGCGGCGTCCTCGTCGCGATGCTCTTTACCAGGGACCACGACGGTCGGCCCTTGTTCTCCGCAACCGACGCCCTGCACCTCCTCCTCTCCGAGAGCCGCCGCCGCGGGCGCGGCTTCTCCTCCGGGAGGGGCCTATTCCGTGGGATGTTCCGTCGACCCGGGAGTTTCTTCCGTCGGATCTTCGGCGACGCGACGCTGAGGGACACCGTCAAGCCGGTGCTCATCCCGTGCTACGATCTCGCCACGGGGGCGCCGTTCCTCTTCTCGCGGGCTGACGCGGTAGAGGCAGACGGGTACGACTTCCGGATGTGGGAAGTGTGCGCGGCCACGTGCGCCGACGCATCCACCGCGGCGGTCGATCTGCGGTCGGTGGACGGGCGGACGCGCGTCACCGCGGTGGGCGCCGGGGTGGCGATGGCCAACCCTGTGGCCGCGGCCATCACGCACGTCCTCCACAACAAGCCGGAGTTCCCGTTCGCGGCCGGGGTGGAAGACCTCATGGTGGTGTCTCTCGGCGCTTCCGCCCCCGCGCCAGCCGCACCGGGTGCCGCTGAGCTCGTCAGGATCGCTGGCGAGGGCTTCGCCGACATG GTGGATCAAGCGGTGGCGACGGCATTCGGACACCGTAGAGCAAGCAATTACCTGCGCATACAGATAAACCTTCGACTTCCGTGA
- the LOC135650222 gene encoding patatin-like protein 3 isoform X3: MAFVDADKLSYEIFSVLESKFLFGLDDPNKLFFPTSSYSSAGASPRTAAGARGRIRILSIDGGGSPSDALLAAVALARLGSSLRHRSGDPSARVAYMFDVAAGSGAGGVLVAMLFTRDHDGRPLFSATDALHLLLSESRRRGRGFSSGRGLFRGMFRRPGSFFRRIFGDATLRDTVKPVLIPCYDLATGAPFLFSRADAVEADGYDFRMWEVCAATCADASTAAVDLRSVDGRTRVTAVGAGVAMANPVAAAITHVLHNKPEFPFAAGVEDLMVVSLGASAPAPAAPGAAELVRIAGEGFADMVDQAVATAFGHRRASNYLRIQDTAFMSGNCTPKTTSSKSSVEAAERVLSQRHVESLLFRGRGKISERTNDDELDRFAEELVKEEEWRKKGSIPTL; the protein is encoded by the exons ATGGCGTTCGTCGACGCCGACAAGCTCAGTTACGAGATCTTCTCCGTCCTCGAGAGCAAGTTCCTCTTCGGCCTCGACGACCCCAACAAGCTCTTCTTCCCCACTTCCTCCTACTCCTCAGCTGGCGCCTCCCCCCGGACCGCCGCAGGTGCCCGAGGAAGGATCCGGATCCTGTCCATCGACGGCGGCGGCAGCCCCTCCGATGCCCTCCTCGCCGCGGTCGCCCTCGCCCGGCTCGGGTCCTCCCTCCGTCACCGTTCCGGCGACCCATCCGCCCGCGTTGCCTACATGTTCGACGTCGCGGCCGGCTCCGGCGCCGGCGGCGTCCTCGTCGCGATGCTCTTTACCAGGGACCACGACGGTCGGCCCTTGTTCTCCGCAACCGACGCCCTGCACCTCCTCCTCTCCGAGAGCCGCCGCCGCGGGCGCGGCTTCTCCTCCGGGAGGGGCCTATTCCGTGGGATGTTCCGTCGACCCGGGAGTTTCTTCCGTCGGATCTTCGGCGACGCGACGCTGAGGGACACCGTCAAGCCGGTGCTCATCCCGTGCTACGATCTCGCCACGGGGGCGCCGTTCCTCTTCTCGCGGGCTGACGCGGTAGAGGCAGACGGGTACGACTTCCGGATGTGGGAAGTGTGCGCGGCCACGTGCGCCGACGCATCCACCGCGGCGGTCGATCTGCGGTCGGTGGACGGGCGGACGCGCGTCACCGCGGTGGGCGCCGGGGTGGCGATGGCCAACCCTGTGGCCGCGGCCATCACGCACGTCCTCCACAACAAGCCGGAGTTCCCGTTCGCGGCCGGGGTGGAAGACCTCATGGTGGTGTCTCTCGGCGCTTCCGCCCCCGCGCCAGCCGCACCGGGTGCCGCTGAGCTCGTCAGGATCGCTGGCGAGGGCTTCGCCGACATG GTGGATCAAGCGGTGGCGACGGCATTCGGACACCGTAGAGCAAGCAATTACCTGCGCATACAG GACACCGCATTCATGTCGGGAAATTGCACGCCAAAGACGACGAGCTCGAAGAGCTCGGTGGAGGCAGCAGAACGCGTTCTGTCACAGCGACACGTGGAGTCGCTGCTCTTCAGAGGGCGAGGAAAGATCTCGGAGCGGACCAACGACGACGAGCTCGACCGGTTCGCGGAGGAGCTCGTAAAGGAGGAGGAGTGGAGGAAGAAGGGCTCGATCCCAACATTGTAG
- the LOC135650222 gene encoding patatin-like protein 3 isoform X5, protein MAFVDADKLSYEIFSVLESKFLFGLDDPNKLFFPTSSYSSAGASPRTAAGARGRIRILSIDGGGSPSDALLAAVALARLGSSLRHRSGDPSARVAYMFDVAAGSGAGGVLVAMLFTRDHDGRPLFSATDALHLLLSESRRRGRGFSSGRGLFRGMFRRPGSFFRRIFGDATLRDTVKPVLIPCYDLATGAPFLFSRADAVEADGYDFRMWEVCAATCADASTAAVDLRSVDGRTRVTAVGAGVAMANPVAAAITHVLHNKPEFPFAAGVEDLMVVSLGASAPAPAAPGAAELVRIAGEGFADMDTAFMSGNCTPKTTSSKSSVEAAERVLSQRHVESLLFRGRGKISERTNDDELDRFAEELVKEEEWRKKGSIPTL, encoded by the exons ATGGCGTTCGTCGACGCCGACAAGCTCAGTTACGAGATCTTCTCCGTCCTCGAGAGCAAGTTCCTCTTCGGCCTCGACGACCCCAACAAGCTCTTCTTCCCCACTTCCTCCTACTCCTCAGCTGGCGCCTCCCCCCGGACCGCCGCAGGTGCCCGAGGAAGGATCCGGATCCTGTCCATCGACGGCGGCGGCAGCCCCTCCGATGCCCTCCTCGCCGCGGTCGCCCTCGCCCGGCTCGGGTCCTCCCTCCGTCACCGTTCCGGCGACCCATCCGCCCGCGTTGCCTACATGTTCGACGTCGCGGCCGGCTCCGGCGCCGGCGGCGTCCTCGTCGCGATGCTCTTTACCAGGGACCACGACGGTCGGCCCTTGTTCTCCGCAACCGACGCCCTGCACCTCCTCCTCTCCGAGAGCCGCCGCCGCGGGCGCGGCTTCTCCTCCGGGAGGGGCCTATTCCGTGGGATGTTCCGTCGACCCGGGAGTTTCTTCCGTCGGATCTTCGGCGACGCGACGCTGAGGGACACCGTCAAGCCGGTGCTCATCCCGTGCTACGATCTCGCCACGGGGGCGCCGTTCCTCTTCTCGCGGGCTGACGCGGTAGAGGCAGACGGGTACGACTTCCGGATGTGGGAAGTGTGCGCGGCCACGTGCGCCGACGCATCCACCGCGGCGGTCGATCTGCGGTCGGTGGACGGGCGGACGCGCGTCACCGCGGTGGGCGCCGGGGTGGCGATGGCCAACCCTGTGGCCGCGGCCATCACGCACGTCCTCCACAACAAGCCGGAGTTCCCGTTCGCGGCCGGGGTGGAAGACCTCATGGTGGTGTCTCTCGGCGCTTCCGCCCCCGCGCCAGCCGCACCGGGTGCCGCTGAGCTCGTCAGGATCGCTGGCGAGGGCTTCGCCGACATG GACACCGCATTCATGTCGGGAAATTGCACGCCAAAGACGACGAGCTCGAAGAGCTCGGTGGAGGCAGCAGAACGCGTTCTGTCACAGCGACACGTGGAGTCGCTGCTCTTCAGAGGGCGAGGAAAGATCTCGGAGCGGACCAACGACGACGAGCTCGACCGGTTCGCGGAGGAGCTCGTAAAGGAGGAGGAGTGGAGGAAGAAGGGCTCGATCCCAACATTGTAG
- the LOC135650223 gene encoding patatin-like protein 3 isoform X1 — MAFVDADKLSYEIFSVLESKFLFGLDDPNKLFFPTSSYSSAGASPRTAAGARGRIRILSIDGGGSPSDALLAAVALARLGSSLRHRSGDPSARVAYMFDVAAGSGAGGVLVAMLFTRDHDGRPLFSATDALHLLLSESRRRGRGFSSGRGLFRGMFRRPGSFFRRIFGDATLRDTVKPVLIPCYDLATGAPFLFSRADAVEADGYDFRMWEVCAATCADASTAAVDLRSVDGRTRVTAVGAGVAMANPVAAAITHVLHNKPEFPFAAGVEDLMVVSLGASAPAPAAPGAAELVRIAGEGFADMINSSKAVAFVIIVRWIKRWRRHSDTVEQAITCAYR; from the exons ATGGCGTTCGTCGACGCCGACAAGCTCAGTTACGAGATCTTCTCCGTCCTCGAGAGCAAGTTCCTCTTCGGCCTCGACGACCCCAACAAGCTCTTCTTCCCCACTTCCTCCTACTCCTCAGCTGGCGCCTCCCCCCGGACCGCCGCAGGTGCCCGAGGAAGGATCCGGATCCTGTCCATCGACGGCGGCGGCAGCCCCTCCGATGCCCTCCTCGCCGCGGTCGCCCTCGCCCGGCTCGGGTCCTCCCTCCGTCACCGTTCCGGCGACCCATCCGCCCGCGTTGCCTACATGTTCGACGTCGCGGCCGGCTCCGGCGCCGGCGGCGTCCTCGTCGCGATGCTCTTTACCAGGGACCACGACGGTCGGCCCTTGTTCTCCGCAACCGACGCCCTGCACCTCCTCCTCTCCGAGAGCCGCCGCCGCGGGCGCGGCTTCTCCTCCGGGAGGGGCCTATTCCGTGGGATGTTCCGTCGACCCGGGAGTTTCTTCCGTCGGATCTTCGGCGACGCGACGCTGAGGGACACCGTCAAGCCGGTGCTCATCCCGTGCTACGATCTCGCCACGGGGGCGCCGTTCCTCTTCTCGCGGGCTGACGCGGTAGAGGCAGACGGGTACGACTTCCGGATGTGGGAAGTGTGCGCGGCCACGTGCGCCGACGCATCCACCGCGGCGGTCGATCTGCGGTCGGTGGACGGGCGGACGCGCGTCACCGCGGTGGGCGCCGGGGTGGCGATGGCCAACCCTGTGGCCGCGGCCATCACGCACGTCCTCCACAACAAGCCGGAGTTCCCGTTCGCGGCCGGGGTGGAAGACCTCATGGTGGTGTCTCTCGGCGCTTCCGCCCCCGCGCCAGCCGCACCGGGTGCCGCTGAGCTCGTCAGGATCGCTGGCGAGGGCTTCGCCGACATG ATTAACTCATCAAAAGCCGTGGCTTTTGTGATCATCGTCAGGTGGATCAAGCGGTGGCGACGGCATTCGGACACCGTAGAGCAAGCAATTACCTGCGCATACAGATAA
- the LOC135650222 gene encoding patatin-like protein 3 isoform X4 produces MAFVDADKLSYEIFSVLESKFLFGLDDPNKLFFPTSSYSSAGASPRTAAGARGRIRILSIDGGGSPSDALLAAVALARLGSSLRHRSGDPSARVAYMFDVAAGSGAGGVLVAMLFTRDHDGRPLFSATDALHLLLSESRRRGRGFSSGRGLFRGMFRRPGSFFRRIFGDATLRDTVKPVLIPCYDLATGAPFLFSRADAVEADGYDFRMWEVCAATCADASTAAVDLRSVDGRTRVTAVGAGVAMANPVAAAITHVLHNKPEFPFAAGVEDLMVVSLGASAPAPAAPGAAELVRIAGEGFADMINSSKAVAFVIIVRWIKRWRRHSDTVEQAITCAYRTPHSCREIARQRRRARRARWRQQNAFCHSDTWSRCSSEGEERSRSGPTTTSSTGSRRSS; encoded by the exons ATGGCGTTCGTCGACGCCGACAAGCTCAGTTACGAGATCTTCTCCGTCCTCGAGAGCAAGTTCCTCTTCGGCCTCGACGACCCCAACAAGCTCTTCTTCCCCACTTCCTCCTACTCCTCAGCTGGCGCCTCCCCCCGGACCGCCGCAGGTGCCCGAGGAAGGATCCGGATCCTGTCCATCGACGGCGGCGGCAGCCCCTCCGATGCCCTCCTCGCCGCGGTCGCCCTCGCCCGGCTCGGGTCCTCCCTCCGTCACCGTTCCGGCGACCCATCCGCCCGCGTTGCCTACATGTTCGACGTCGCGGCCGGCTCCGGCGCCGGCGGCGTCCTCGTCGCGATGCTCTTTACCAGGGACCACGACGGTCGGCCCTTGTTCTCCGCAACCGACGCCCTGCACCTCCTCCTCTCCGAGAGCCGCCGCCGCGGGCGCGGCTTCTCCTCCGGGAGGGGCCTATTCCGTGGGATGTTCCGTCGACCCGGGAGTTTCTTCCGTCGGATCTTCGGCGACGCGACGCTGAGGGACACCGTCAAGCCGGTGCTCATCCCGTGCTACGATCTCGCCACGGGGGCGCCGTTCCTCTTCTCGCGGGCTGACGCGGTAGAGGCAGACGGGTACGACTTCCGGATGTGGGAAGTGTGCGCGGCCACGTGCGCCGACGCATCCACCGCGGCGGTCGATCTGCGGTCGGTGGACGGGCGGACGCGCGTCACCGCGGTGGGCGCCGGGGTGGCGATGGCCAACCCTGTGGCCGCGGCCATCACGCACGTCCTCCACAACAAGCCGGAGTTCCCGTTCGCGGCCGGGGTGGAAGACCTCATGGTGGTGTCTCTCGGCGCTTCCGCCCCCGCGCCAGCCGCACCGGGTGCCGCTGAGCTCGTCAGGATCGCTGGCGAGGGCTTCGCCGACATG ATTAACTCATCAAAAGCCGTGGCTTTTGTGATCATCGTCAGGTGGATCAAGCGGTGGCGACGGCATTCGGACACCGTAGAGCAAGCAATTACCTGCGCATACAG GACACCGCATTCATGTCGGGAAATTGCACGCCAAAGACGACGAGCTCGAAGAGCTCGGTGGAGGCAGCAGAACGCGTTCTGTCACAGCGACACGTGGAGTCGCTGCTCTTCAGAGGGCGAGGAAAGATCTCGGAGCGGACCAACGACGACGAGCTCGACCGGTTCGCGGAGGAGCTCGTAA
- the LOC135650222 gene encoding patatin-like protein 3 isoform X2, giving the protein MAFVDADKLSYEIFSVLESKFLFGLDDPNKLFFPTSSYSSAGASPRTAAGARGRIRILSIDGGGSPSDALLAAVALARLGSSLRHRSGDPSARVAYMFDVAAGSGAGGVLVAMLFTRDHDGRPLFSATDALHLLLSESRRRGRGFSSGRGLFRGMFRRPGSFFRRIFGDATLRDTVKPVLIPCYDLATGAPFLFSRADAVEADGYDFRMWEVCAATCADASTAAVDLRSVDGRTRVTAVGAGVAMANPVAAAITHVLHNKPEFPFAAGVEDLMVVSLGASAPAPAAPGAAELVRIAGEGFADMINSSKAVAFVIIVRWIKRWRRHSDTVEQAITCAYSLCRTPHSCREIARQRRRARRARWRQQNAFCHSDTWSRCSSEGEERSRSGPTTTSSTGSRRSS; this is encoded by the exons ATGGCGTTCGTCGACGCCGACAAGCTCAGTTACGAGATCTTCTCCGTCCTCGAGAGCAAGTTCCTCTTCGGCCTCGACGACCCCAACAAGCTCTTCTTCCCCACTTCCTCCTACTCCTCAGCTGGCGCCTCCCCCCGGACCGCCGCAGGTGCCCGAGGAAGGATCCGGATCCTGTCCATCGACGGCGGCGGCAGCCCCTCCGATGCCCTCCTCGCCGCGGTCGCCCTCGCCCGGCTCGGGTCCTCCCTCCGTCACCGTTCCGGCGACCCATCCGCCCGCGTTGCCTACATGTTCGACGTCGCGGCCGGCTCCGGCGCCGGCGGCGTCCTCGTCGCGATGCTCTTTACCAGGGACCACGACGGTCGGCCCTTGTTCTCCGCAACCGACGCCCTGCACCTCCTCCTCTCCGAGAGCCGCCGCCGCGGGCGCGGCTTCTCCTCCGGGAGGGGCCTATTCCGTGGGATGTTCCGTCGACCCGGGAGTTTCTTCCGTCGGATCTTCGGCGACGCGACGCTGAGGGACACCGTCAAGCCGGTGCTCATCCCGTGCTACGATCTCGCCACGGGGGCGCCGTTCCTCTTCTCGCGGGCTGACGCGGTAGAGGCAGACGGGTACGACTTCCGGATGTGGGAAGTGTGCGCGGCCACGTGCGCCGACGCATCCACCGCGGCGGTCGATCTGCGGTCGGTGGACGGGCGGACGCGCGTCACCGCGGTGGGCGCCGGGGTGGCGATGGCCAACCCTGTGGCCGCGGCCATCACGCACGTCCTCCACAACAAGCCGGAGTTCCCGTTCGCGGCCGGGGTGGAAGACCTCATGGTGGTGTCTCTCGGCGCTTCCGCCCCCGCGCCAGCCGCACCGGGTGCCGCTGAGCTCGTCAGGATCGCTGGCGAGGGCTTCGCCGACATG ATTAACTCATCAAAAGCCGTGGCTTTTGTGATCATCGTCAGGTGGATCAAGCGGTGGCGACGGCATTCGGACACCGTAGAGCAAGCAATTACCTGCGCATACAG CCTCTGCAGGACACCGCATTCATGTCGGGAAATTGCACGCCAAAGACGACGAGCTCGAAGAGCTCGGTGGAGGCAGCAGAACGCGTTCTGTCACAGCGACACGTGGAGTCGCTGCTCTTCAGAGGGCGAGGAAAGATCTCGGAGCGGACCAACGACGACGAGCTCGACCGGTTCGCGGAGGAGCTCGTAA
- the LOC135650222 gene encoding patatin-like protein 3 isoform X1 codes for MAFVDADKLSYEIFSVLESKFLFGLDDPNKLFFPTSSYSSAGASPRTAAGARGRIRILSIDGGGSPSDALLAAVALARLGSSLRHRSGDPSARVAYMFDVAAGSGAGGVLVAMLFTRDHDGRPLFSATDALHLLLSESRRRGRGFSSGRGLFRGMFRRPGSFFRRIFGDATLRDTVKPVLIPCYDLATGAPFLFSRADAVEADGYDFRMWEVCAATCADASTAAVDLRSVDGRTRVTAVGAGVAMANPVAAAITHVLHNKPEFPFAAGVEDLMVVSLGASAPAPAAPGAAELVRIAGEGFADMVDQAVATAFGHRRASNYLRIQPLQDTAFMSGNCTPKTTSSKSSVEAAERVLSQRHVESLLFRGRGKISERTNDDELDRFAEELVKEEEWRKKGSIPTL; via the exons ATGGCGTTCGTCGACGCCGACAAGCTCAGTTACGAGATCTTCTCCGTCCTCGAGAGCAAGTTCCTCTTCGGCCTCGACGACCCCAACAAGCTCTTCTTCCCCACTTCCTCCTACTCCTCAGCTGGCGCCTCCCCCCGGACCGCCGCAGGTGCCCGAGGAAGGATCCGGATCCTGTCCATCGACGGCGGCGGCAGCCCCTCCGATGCCCTCCTCGCCGCGGTCGCCCTCGCCCGGCTCGGGTCCTCCCTCCGTCACCGTTCCGGCGACCCATCCGCCCGCGTTGCCTACATGTTCGACGTCGCGGCCGGCTCCGGCGCCGGCGGCGTCCTCGTCGCGATGCTCTTTACCAGGGACCACGACGGTCGGCCCTTGTTCTCCGCAACCGACGCCCTGCACCTCCTCCTCTCCGAGAGCCGCCGCCGCGGGCGCGGCTTCTCCTCCGGGAGGGGCCTATTCCGTGGGATGTTCCGTCGACCCGGGAGTTTCTTCCGTCGGATCTTCGGCGACGCGACGCTGAGGGACACCGTCAAGCCGGTGCTCATCCCGTGCTACGATCTCGCCACGGGGGCGCCGTTCCTCTTCTCGCGGGCTGACGCGGTAGAGGCAGACGGGTACGACTTCCGGATGTGGGAAGTGTGCGCGGCCACGTGCGCCGACGCATCCACCGCGGCGGTCGATCTGCGGTCGGTGGACGGGCGGACGCGCGTCACCGCGGTGGGCGCCGGGGTGGCGATGGCCAACCCTGTGGCCGCGGCCATCACGCACGTCCTCCACAACAAGCCGGAGTTCCCGTTCGCGGCCGGGGTGGAAGACCTCATGGTGGTGTCTCTCGGCGCTTCCGCCCCCGCGCCAGCCGCACCGGGTGCCGCTGAGCTCGTCAGGATCGCTGGCGAGGGCTTCGCCGACATG GTGGATCAAGCGGTGGCGACGGCATTCGGACACCGTAGAGCAAGCAATTACCTGCGCATACAG CCTCTGCAGGACACCGCATTCATGTCGGGAAATTGCACGCCAAAGACGACGAGCTCGAAGAGCTCGGTGGAGGCAGCAGAACGCGTTCTGTCACAGCGACACGTGGAGTCGCTGCTCTTCAGAGGGCGAGGAAAGATCTCGGAGCGGACCAACGACGACGAGCTCGACCGGTTCGCGGAGGAGCTCGTAAAGGAGGAGGAGTGGAGGAAGAAGGGCTCGATCCCAACATTGTAG